The genomic region AGATGCTTATTCTTATCTTAAGAATACCGGCGTGTACTTCTCAGAATTCTACTGCTTTAACTCGGTTTTTAAAACCGTAAGCGGCAGTAAGAAACCAACACAGAGATTTTGGGAATAACTTCAATCTACTGGACTGAAACCTCCAAACCTCTGGATCGAGGTTTGGTTTGGAGTAGCTTTTCCTTCTAAAAGGGGGTCAATATTTAAGTTATGGAAGCGGATTAGGGACAcggggaaaaaaacaaacaaaataactcAGATGTCAGAGACATAATTTcttttttcagtggccctaatgctCCCTTGTattaaacatgataaaaaagTATTTGTACTTCACGTTGCTCCTCTCACCTGATTAATTACAACCATTAACATCCTTTTCCAGCTGAGAAGTGAATGAAACCGGCGCCAGCAGCAGCCCAGGAACGTTGCAGCAGCTACTAGAGCAGATTTGTCAGTGAGGACTTCAGCTCCACCTCAAATAGGACCGATCCAGAGGCAGCTTTAGTCTGGTTGGTCGGCTGTGTCGTCAAAAGGCTGGATTTACCGGCTACTAAAATGAGCTCATTTCCATTTATCTGGATGAATTTACTTTTTCCTCATCTTCCTGTATTTTTTCTCATTAACTGAAGAAAGCTCCAGCCCTGAAACGTAGTCCGTTGTAGTATTTTTGTGAACTGGCGCGTTCGAAAACATTGACAGAAACAAACATTTAGAAAACCAGTTCCTTTATGATAAGATAGTCATCATCTTTCTGCGTGTTCAGAACATGGAAGCATCTGAAGCAGAAGGGTTGAACATTCATCCGTTTCcagtaaataaatataaaacaaaacaacacaCCCAATCTGGATTCACTTCCTGGCTCTGCTCATCTTTCATCACTGGCCTGAACCCCCAACACTAATGATGAAAATCTAAATGACTGCGGCATATTATTGTTACAGAACCCTAACCCGTTCACAACACAGGAGACATCAACAGGATGAGACCAGTTGAGCCCAATCCCAGATTATGCCCTTCAGTCTTGTGTCACAGAAGTAATCTAAAGATATTTGAGGCCTAAATGaagagaaaacaaacaaataagggggaaaaaaTAGTTCAGGACACTTAAGTGATTTTCAAAAAGGTAAAATGCACTTTGGTGAGGGAAAAAGCCGAACTTCAACAGGGGCTCGGTGCTTTTCCACCACACTAAACACTACTGGAAATTTCAGACTCAACAGAAAGCTGAATGGTCCTACGTGGGCTCCAGTGGTGTTCACAGCTTTAACCTTTGTTGATGAATTAGTTTGGGTGAAAAAGGAGAAAAGTTCTGCCGAGGCCCGGACAGTTGGTGGACCGATGGACAAGGACGAACCCCGGCGACGAGTTAGTGGACGGCCAGGATCACCTTCTCACTGGACAACCTCGAAGTAGTGCAGGATGGCCATGATGTGCTGCGGCATGAACACGTAGCCGGTGTAGATGGCCATGCCGGCCACAGAGATTAACAGAGAATCTGGGTGGGAGCGTTAAGGAGGACGATCCGACAGATTCAGTTTCCACTGAGAGGAGGAAAAATATAAAGCCACAGCTTAACCCAACTACTGATTCAACCGGGACCCATTAAAGCAGCAGAGCTACAACATAAAGGGCTTAGAGGACAAGCTTGAGAAGAGGAATGTATGCGGGTCATATAAAATCTGAAAAAGCATAAAAAGTCAAATAAGGCTACGTTCTCTGCTaccttcctgtttttgtttacGCTAGGATTTAAATGTAGCTGCCATCTTCAGACTGCAGTCTGAACGTCCTGCAACCCCAAAGTGACCTGCATGTTCAGAAGGAGACGGCGAGCTGTTTACAAGAGTAAATATGGACGTTCCACATGTTGGAGGGTGTGTGCAGCTCAGACTAGGGTTGGGCGATTTGTAGCATTTTCCCCACCGCCAATTGCCAAAGACAGACGAGATGTTTAAATCCATGCATGTGACGTTGTGACACACAGACTGATTAGCAAACACAGAAGAAGCCcaaaacatagatttttttttattcaagtgCAGCGCAaatgtttgctggaagagaaatttagatttttcctttttatttaattttgtatttgtagtttggtagagtTACTTATAAACTGCtcattttaaagtgacaatgtgtagtttttaatccattttaaatccaaccattcaCTACCAATTTCACTGCAGTTTTTCACTatatgggcatcggaacgagcccccgcaccgtgagaaaaaacatctcagctctaaagccaatcttcgtcCGCGTACGTCACAGGTCACGTGATCAGAAAATCCATGAGTTAGGAGATTGTTTGGGctgttgctgtaaaaaaagtgaggcgcaaaccagaaaagcttctgccgatcacaattcaacaacggattatgaaagaatggataacgctcgaaacgcacattcttcctgatgtaagaggtttactctttgttttggttattttggCGTCGatgtcatcctagcgcgcaacgttctgtgacttaaagAAACGGTGAGAAAGGATGGCAGTGaacggctttaccgatcaggaaacggctggcagtgaatgagttaatttctggaaatatccatcagaatgttgtaaatgaattaaaagatgcccggctgttgaaaaatattggcagtttcataacagatAACcataaaatctgttctaaaatacatgggagcgggcgaCGCCAtgatggatgccatgtttccttctacaggagcccgtgaggacaaaaagcatttgctgatttgtaacaaataacTACAAAACTTTCAACATTAATAAATGCtcgtttacacatttacctctgcaTTCTGTCATTGGAGGTGACCTGTGGTTTCCACCTCCTTTGACAGTCATTGCGATTGATTAAAGGGATCCagatgttcttgtcattttgctggaggatgcactcccagagatttttgaccttaatggccatccgttagtaaggtcttacttgcagtgatttaggtacctACTGCCCCAGTCACTTTACACAcggttaaaatgttaaaaagaagCCGTGTCTTTGTTTCCCTGTGGTGCCCACCGCTGTGCtataacatgtttatttctgaacACAGGCTACTGGGTTGCTTTCTTATACGAGTAGAAAATGAAATGAATCGCCGCTGCGTTTGGACGCACTCTGAGGAGGCAGCATTTGCTCGTTGCCAAAGGCTGCACGATCCATTTATGTATTTATcacgttcatttttaaaataatgaataatcGTTTCTTAAATTTCCAattattttaattaatatttagtccaaaCAAGCTGAACAGAGTGACCCAGTAACATAAACAATGCATTTGACCTGCTGTGGCCCGAACGTACATTCCTTCTGCTCCACGTGAACCTGACCTGGTCTGATCAGATGCCCCTAAGGAGCTTGCTGTAGAGGTTTTGAGGTTgtggacttttgcctcagacagactctgTTTAAATGTTGTTCTGGATGAATCTGCGCTCCGCTGATGCACTCAAAGCAGGTGCTGAATAACGATGAGCGCTACTTAAGCCAAAGTtttaaatcaggaaacatttctccaaatgaaataaccaggTCTTCTAGACTATCTGAAAGTCGGAAGGGTTTCCACTTTCCACTCGACACAGAGCTGCTGTGCACAACGTCGAGTGCGTCACAGACAGACGCTCTCCGAGCTCCTCCTCAGCGAGCCGCTTGCACGCCCACTGTCAGCAGCGAGGCGAAGGAGGTGAGAAAACGCTCTGATGCATGGATGGAGACCTTTTCTTGATTGTTACCGCTGCGATGTTCTCTGTGTGTAACATGTAAAATATCTGTCAATAACAAACTAATGGGCAAACAAATCGCCTCCTGTAACAGCATTCATTCGTCCCATCgcccaaccctagctcagacgatGTCGTACATTCAGATCCAAGAAAATAACGATAATGTGTGTTGTTCGTTTACATTTAGTAGGTCTTCCTGCTTCTCGACTCCTGAATTATGAAAGTGATCTGAGTCAGATTGAAATAAAAAAGGTTTTATTTGTTGTGTTGTCATTAAAAAGCTATTTAATTCTGACTGGATTTATGAGCCACAAAGAGGTCTGATGCAGTCTTAAAAACAATCATCGAGTAGTTGATGTGAACCCACTGTTCATGCTACTTTACGTGGTTATTTCTGCAGTAGGGCTGTcgcaataatcgcaagaacaatatatcgcgatattaagaaacccaccgcgctgcatgacgtgccaccgcaattaccgcacttgattaaatctcgcgacagcgcatgctgagaggtaaagtccgcgctgatcgaggacatagtagggcactttttttAATTTcggttagatgttgcagccaaatttgcatttcaaagttaaacctcctgaatattgtttttaagttcagtcagagaatgccgttactgccctttgatctgcattcaataaagtgttaaaaatggccatgtatttttttctaacatttttttaaatgtgtaagcacaatgtttcaaaggaaatattgccatgagtttagtaattaacaaacaaatttgctaagtacataaataaaaacggggtgcaataatatcgcaatattgagctgccctgactcaccgcagggggaattcctcgatCGCGACAGCCCTATTCTGCAGAGATATTCAGATATTCCAGCAGGAATTGGAGGCTGCTGCAGACAATCACTGGATTCAGTTAAAGCGTGTGTGACTGAATGgtgattaaataaatgtttacagGAAACATTTTTCTAATCCAAGTTGTTGTAAGAGGAGAAAacgcaccattacatgtctcccaTCAGCAGCCACCAAGTTAGCTTTACAAGAAACTGGTGTAAGTGATAAGCTTCTGGGTGTCTGAAGAGTCCAATACCTCATAGTGACTAAACAGCCTTTCCAGCACTATAATTTATTGTGGGGAAGCATTACTACAAGAAAGAAAGCACTAATCAAACACAAATTGCTTTAACTTTAAGCTAAGTTTATAATCAGGCAGTTGCACAGGAAGCCAATCAAACCACATTAAACAATGCATAAATCTGACTTTGTTGAAGTTTCAtaaatcagggaaaggtttcacaaatcccacactgtgttttgtttgatctgctactatagtagaataatctagaacagaacAGGTTTGAATAGTGTAGGTGCTTTACTTCTTGAGCTAGAGCGGTTCCAGTGTCAGGCAGGTGCTGAAAAATGCATAAATCTGGTTTtgctgaagtttcacaaatcagggaaaggtttcacaaatcccaaacaaggCTGTATGCGatctgctattattgtagaataatctagaacaggtctgaacagtgtgggtgttgtagtttttaagcaagagcagattaaagatggtcagagtagaaaaaaattgggtgtaatggccctttagccatttcccgaatcagAAGCGAACTTCAGCCTTGTCCGGAAATGGGTTCATAGGTTAACCTGATCGGTTATTTGAAGCTATTAAAATCTCGACCTCTCTTGGTTTTAACCGTAAAATCCAGATAAACTTTAATCGTTCAGATACATGGTTTATCACGAAACCCTTCACATTTGATAAATGTCGTATTCCGTTCACAAAGACACTTCAGTTTactcaaaacaaagtgttgtagCATTGGAATTCGACGCtatgttagcttctgctagtgcgTTAGCTTCTACGCACTTCCCGGTTGGGTGTCCGACACACAAAAGGATACTAAACACGGTCCTCTCCCAGGGCTCCAGCATGTAGAGCGCAGTCACCAGAAGATACTGGTAATAAAACCAGGACAACTGCTTCCAACAGTCTCCGAGGGCCATGGTCCCAACTTCCCTTACCTTTCTGCTACTGTTTCCTGGTAGTGTGACGTCGGTAAAATCAGTCAATCACAACTCCGTCTTCCGATACGCGCCTCTGACGCAACACGGGAGCCACAACTTCCGGTTTTCAAAATAAGAGACAGTGCTACAAGGTGCGTTTACACAGTACGTTGTCGCTCATTTAGCTGCCTCATTACCACCTAGgactgattagtgtttgttgttagcctcagggACTACCTGGTGGCTTCATtagcacttgtaagtcgctttggacaaaagtgtccccTTAATACATCAACATAAACATGAGTGTCCCTGGGCAAGATGCAGATGCCATGCGTCCGATTCTGACTGCATGTTGCAGCTGAAATTGAGATCATCAGATCAGCTAATGGTTTTCCTGTCTCTTGTGGTTATTTCTGACTTTTATATCATATCTCAAATCAGACTTCCCAGACTTCTCTTGGCATAAAAAATAAATGCCATCCATACAACAGATGCTCACTGGATTGTTGATCAATTTGaatcattctctgtaaaccccagaGATGGCTGTGGGACCAGATTGTCTGGTAACATCTTCACCCTATCTAGAAGCAGCCATTGGCTAGTTAGCGTTCTGAACAGGTGCACCTGTGGTCTGTGAGCTTAGGGGTTTTGTTGCACATGAGAAACAGAAGTGGATATTAGCATTGTAATATTCAGACTAGCTGACTTCTCTACCTGGTGCATCCACATTTAAAGGTGCAGTcagtaacagaaaaaaaaaaccggCTGGCTGAATATATGTTCACATTGCATGATTTGCCCAATACCCAGTAGGTCAGGGTGCAGACTTTACTGAGCCTTCATACAAGAACCttaacaaaacaaacaacaactggACTTTTCAGCAACACATCCAGAAAAACATCTGGTCTGACACCGCTCCTGTTGAGCTCCCAGTTTACCCAACAGATCCACCACAAGATGCAAAAGTCACACCTGCTATGGAAAACAGCCTCTATGCtctagcagtagctcaacaggtggagcgggttgtccagtaatcagaaggttgcaggttcgatcccagctccagacagagaattctgctgttgtgtccttgggcaagacacttaacccaccttgcctgctggtggtggtcggagggaccggtggggccAGTGCTTGGCTGCCtcgcctgtcagtgtgccccagggcagctgtggctacatcgtagctcaccaccatcagtgtgtgaatgtgtgtgtgaatggatgaatgatacactgtagtgtaaagcgctctggagtccttactctgagaggcgctatacaagtgcgggtcatttatcatttatttacatgCGACTCCATCTTTGGTCATGAACCACGTCCCAGGTCTTTGGTTCAACTCCTTCGTTGTGACTGACCAGAGCTACACCTTCATCGCTGAAGACCCAGCCCTCACCAACTGGTCCATCTCTCCTCCATCCTACCATCACTCAGGAATGAGATCAACACActcaaacttctccacttgagtcAGAGACTCACCACCCTTCCAATTCAAGAGACTAGCAGCATCCGTGGTAATGACGTGGTGTTAAGGATAAAAGAAAACCAGAACAAAACCTGTGGTTTTCCCCTCCTTTGTCTATccaagtatttttattttaaattaggaATGACATGGGATGGTTTAAATGACTTGTTTGAGATCATTCAGATCAAAAGATTTAGTCCTCTTGGCCACAGCAGGAGTGTCCACCTCAACCAGGAAAACTAAAATAATACATGATGCAAGGTGAGAAGAGAACCCTCTGATGAGTGGTAGTGCAGCATCCCTCACCACTAGCTTCCTCTGAGCAGCACAAACTTCAGCGTTGAGAGGGAAACTGATGGCACAAATAAAAAAGTCTACAATACAGCACCCTCAGTCGACCTCAACAGTGGCTGGCAAGGATGTTAAAAAAATGGTAGACGTCATCTTTATCAATCACAGCCACTTCTGTGGAGCACTCAGAACATGTGACTGGGTGGTAAACCTCATCAGGGTCCGTGGAGCTGGTTGGTGCATCTGCAGGGGGTTCGACTTTCTGTCC from Nothobranchius furzeri strain GRZ-AD chromosome 18, NfurGRZ-RIMD1, whole genome shotgun sequence harbors:
- the sptssa gene encoding serine palmitoyltransferase small subunit A, whose translation is MALGDCWKQLSWFYYQYLLVTALYMLEPWERTVFNSLLISVAGMAIYTGYVFMPQHIMAILHYFEVVQ